A segment of the Desulfofundulus kuznetsovii DSM 6115 genome:
CAGTGAAAGAGAAGGAGTTCGTCCTGGCGGCCCGGGCCTGCGGCACGCGTGAGATGGGCATCATCACGCGGCACATCCTGCCCAACGTGCTCTCCCCGGTGATCGTCCTGGCCACGCTGGACATGGGCAAGCTGATCCTGGCCATCTCCGGGCTTTCCTTCCTGGGCCTCGGCGCCCAGCCGCCCACGCCGGAGTGGGGGGCCATGCTGAACGACGGCCGTCCTTACATGCAGGTGGCGCCGCAGCTCATGGTCTACCCGGGTCTTTGCATCATGACGGTGGTGCTGGCCTTCAACCTGCTGGGCGACGGCTTAAGGGACGCCCTGGACCCGCGAGGGATGACCAGAATTTAAAAAAACAGGGGGAGAAGCGGATGTCCCTTGTTCCTGTTTTAAAGGTGAATAATTTATCCACTCACTTTCATACCCGGTACGGCGTCATCAAGGCTGTAGATGGGGTCAGCTTCACGGTGGCGGCCGGGAAAACCCTGGGCCTGGTGGGGGAGAGCGGCTGCGGCAAGAGCGTTACAGCCCTGTCCATCCTGCGCCTGATTGAGCCGCCGGGAAAAATTCTCTCCGGCGAAGTCTGGTTAAACGGCTACGACCTGCTGAGACTCCCCTCAAGGCAGTTGCGGCAGGTGCGGGGCCGGGAAATAGCGCTGGTTTTCCAGGACCCGCTGACCTCCCTGAATCCGGTTTTAACCATCGGCACGCAGCTTGCGGAAACCATTGTCTCCCATGAAGAGGTATCCCGGGCTGAAGCGCGGCGTCGTGCGGTGGAGCTTCTTTTGCGCCTGGGCCTGCCCGACCCGGAAAGGCTCATGCGCCTGTACCCTTTTCAGCTTTCCGGGGGCATGCGCCAGCGGGTGATGATGGCCATGGCGCTCTCGATGCGCCCGAAGGTGTTGATTGCCGATGAGCCCACCACCGCCCTGGACGTTACCGTCCAGGCCCAGATCCTGGCGGAGCTGAAGCGGCTGCAGGAAGAGCTGGGGATGGCCATCATCCTCATCACCCACGACCTGGGGGTGGTCGCGGCCGTGGCCGACGAAGTGGCGGTAATGTACGCCGGTTCAATTGTGGAGCGCGGCCCGGTGGCGCAAATATTTGACCGTCCCGCCCACCCCTACACCCGGGCTTTGCTCCGTTCCGTGCCGCGCCTGGACAGGGAAGAACTGGTGCCCGTTGAGGGGCAGCCGCCGTCGCTCCTAAATCTCCCGGCCCATTGCGCCTTTCTCCCCCGCTGCCCGCAGGCGGGCGCGGCGTGCTGGGGGGAGAAGCCGGAATTGCGGGAGATCGGGCCGGGCCACGCGGCAGCCTGCCACCGTTTATTTCCCTGGGCCGGCTAGGGGAGGAGGGATGCGGGTGAGCCTCCTGGAGGTAAGGGATCTGGTTAAGCACTACCCGGGGAAAGGAGGGATTCTGGCCGGCCGCCGGGAAAAGGTGCGGGCTGTTGACGGGGTTTCTCTCTCCATAGCCCGGGGAGAAACCCTGGGCCTGGTGGGGGAGAGCGGCTGCGGCAAGAGCACCCTGGGGCGGCTGGTGGTGCGGCTGGAAGAACCTACGGCCGGAAAGATTTTTTTCGCCGGCAAGGAGATCACCGTCTGGACGGGGAGAAAGCTGCGGGAGCTGCGCCGCCGCTTCCAGATCATCTTCCAGGACTCTTCTTCCTCCCTCAACCCGCGCCGGACGGTGGGGGCAATCATTGAAGAACCCCTGGCCAATTTCGGCGTGGGGAAGGAGGAGCGCCGGCAGCGGGTGCGTGAGCTTTTGACGCTTGTCGGCCTTGAACCCGGGGATGCGTCGAAATACCCGCACGAATTCAGCGGGGGGCAGCGCCAGCGCATCAACATTGCCCGGGCGCTGGCCCTGCAGCCGGAACTGGTGGTCTGTGACGAGCCCGTTTCCAGCCTGGACGTCTCCATCCGGGCGCAGATCTTGAATCTGTTGCGGGAGCTGAAAAGACGGCTTAATCTTTCATACCTCTTCATCTCCCACGACCTGGCGGCGGTGAATTATCTTGCCGACCGGGTGGCGGTAATGTACCTGGGCAAGATCGTGGAGATCCTGCCGGCAGAAGGTCTCGTATCACAGGCCCGCCACCCCTACACCCGGGCGCTCCTGCAGGCGGTGCCGGAACCCGACCCGCGGCAAAGATACAGCCAGAAACCGGTGGTGCGGGGCGAGCCGCCCGACCCGGCCAGTCCACCACCGGGCTGCCGCTTTCACCCCCGGTGCCCCGAAGCCCGCGACGTTTGCCGGCAGGAGGAGCCCGTCTTGAAGGAGGTGGGGGAGGGACACCTGGTGGCTTGTCATTTTGGTGAGACTTGCCTTAAGTAAAGTAATGTTAAAACAGTATGGTTTGAGTAATTTCGAAAGGGAGGCATGAATGTTGAGACTCAAGAAGTGTTTAATCGTACTCGTAGCATTTTGTGCACTTTTGCTGCTCCTGGCAGGCTGTACTGCAAAGGTTTCTGAGAAAACGGAAAACAAAGGAGAAACCGAAAATAAAACCTTGGCTGTCGGTTTGGCCCAGTTCCCCGGCAACCTGGACCCTGCCGACCAGTACAACGGCTGGTACGTAGTCAAATTCGGTGTGGGTGAAACTCTTGTAAAAATAGGCAAGGACATGAAAATTGAACCATGGCTTGCGGAAACATGGAAAAAAGTGGACGATTTAACTTGGCAGATAAAAATCAGGGATAATGTTATTTTTCACAACGGAACGAAGGTTACCGGTGAGGCGGTGAAGGCTTCGCTGGAACGCACAGTCGCAATGAATAAAAGGGCGTCCCAGTTGCTTGATATTGCTTCCATAGAGGTGAATGGCAATGAAATAACGGTTAAGAACAATCATCCGAACCCATCGTTTATACCGGCTCTAGCTGATCCTTTTGCGGTAATAGTGGATGTAGATGCGGCCAGGACAATGGGTGAAGAGTTTGCCGAAAAACCCGTGGCAACCGGGCCTTTTAAAATCAAAGGGTACGCAAAAGATGTTGAAGTAGTGGTTGAAAAAAACGACAATTATTGGGGAAGTAAGCCAAAGTTGGATGAGGTGGTCTTTAAATTCATACCAGACAGCAATACACGGGTGATGGCATTACAGGCGGGTGAAATTCAGGTTGCGGACAACATCCCCGCGGAAAGCGTGGAAGCAATTATTAAAACCGGGGCCTATCAAATTTTAAGCGGATCTTCGCTTCGGACCCATATGCTCATTTTTAACGTAACGAAACCTGGGCTTGATGATGTCAATGTCAGAAAAGCCATTAATATGGCTATCAACAGGGAAGACCTGGCCAATAAAGTGATGAAAGAAAGCGCCATTCCCGCCGTCGGTCCGTTCCCCCTTGTCCTGCCTTTTGGAGGCAATGAATTAGAGGGTTACGCTTATCAGCCCGAGGAGGCCAAAAAGCTTCTTGATGCTGCCGGGTGGAAGCCCGGATCCGACGGTGTCCGCCGGAAGAACGACAGGAAGCTGGAGTTCTCCGTGCTTTGCTATAAAAACCGGCCGGAACTGCCGGTTCTCCTGGAGGCCATCCAGGCAGAACTGAAGGAGATTGGTGTTAAGATAAACATAATCAATGTGGAAAACATTGGTGAAGCCCTGAAAAAAGACTTTGACGCCACCATTTACAGCCTGAATACAGCTCCGTACGGCGATCCGCAATACTTTCTTGAAACCGTTTTTAAAACAGGGGCGGCTTCCAACTTTGGGAAATACAGCAATCCCAGGCTTGATTTACTGACCGACAAACTGAAGACAACCTTTAATGTACAGGAAAGAAACACCATTGCAAAAGAAGCTCAACAGATCGTACTAAATGACGCGGCTTTTGCCTTTCTGGTCTATCCCAAATCTCTACTGGCTATGAGCAATAAAGTCGAGGGTATTGAATTATCTCCATCCGAGTTCTATATGCTGAACCCGGATGTAACTGTCAGGCCTTAGTTAACTTCAGGCTCATTGCCCCAAAATAAGGGGGTAGTTGTATGTTAAAAAATACAAGGATCTTTGTTAAAAGACTGGGTAATAGTGATATCCAGCCCGCCACGGAATTTGCCTTTAAAATGATCAAAGAAGTTTATGGCAGAGGAATTGACCCTGTTTGGGACCATGACCTGCTTAATTTTGAAGATTTATACATAAAAACCCGGGGAAATACCTTTCTGGCCGCTTTTAATGAAAATGGCGAAATCGTTGGAACCCTGGCTGTACGCCGTTATGATGGGCGAATTAAGTCTCTGGAGGGTTTTTATGATTTAAAGGCGACGGCGGAGCTGGCCAAATGTTACGTTGACAGGAAATACCGGAGGAGGGGAATTGGTTCCCTGCTGGTTAAAGAGGCTGAACAATTCTGCAGGGGAGCAGGGTATAAAGTAATTTATCTCCATACCCACATGTACCTGCCGGGTGCTTATGAATTCTGGCATTCGCAGGGGTTCAAGCTGAGGCTGGATGAAGGCGGTCCCCGGCAAACTGTTCATATGGAAAAATTTTTATCGCCATAAACTCCTGCTGATCTTCTTAAAAGGTGGGGAAGACAGGTGCAGCCCATTTCAGATGTCCTGCCCGATGTGCTGAATCTGTGGAAAAACGTACTGCCTTCCATGCTGCTGGGTTGTTTTCTTGGTAATCTGTTTCAAAATACTGTTCTTCTGCAGCGCCTGGGCCGGGTAATGCACCCCCTGGCGCGGTTGGGCCGTTTGCCTGTGGGCTGTGCCACCTCCCTCACCTTATGTCTGGCCGACCGGATTGCAGGCTATGCCATGCTGGCAGAGTTGAAGAATAGCGGGGTAGTTAAGACCCGGGAAGTTGTAATTACTTTCCTTGTTTCTGCCATTCCCACCGGGCTATATTTCACGATTTTTTTCTTCGGCCCGGCGGTTGTTGCTTCCCTGGGGTACCATACCGGAGGCATGTACCTGACCATTTACCTCAGTACGAACTTGATGGTCGGCACTGCCGGGTTGTTGCTCGGCAGGTTAATTTTGCTGCGGCCTGGGCAGGTCCGGGAAGGAAGTACGCAAATCCAGGAAGCAGTTCATACGTCCTGGCGGGATAAATTGGTTACCGCGGTGCGGCGGACCATTCCCGCTTTTTGCCGCCTCGCTGCGGTTTTCATGCCGGTTACCTTCCTGGCATCGATCCTGCTGCACACGGAGCTGGTCAAACAGGTGCTACGGCAGGTGGAACCCATATTGAGTTACATGGGCCTGCCGGGCCCCATGCTCTTTGTCATTACTACCGGTGTGCTGAGCATGATCGCTGCCGTGGGTACCCTCGGCCCCATCCTGCAGGCCGGTCTGGTCACCCCGGCAGAGGCGGTTACCACTTTGCTGGTGACTTCGGTGTTGCATTACCTGTATGAATTCTGGAGCCATGGTTTGCCGACCAATGTCTCTATTTTCGGACCTAAACTGGGAATGGAGGTGAGTCTGGCAGCGTTGCTGGTGCGGGAACTTGCAACGTTCCTGGCCGTGGGAACAGTGGTCCTGCTGGTCTAGTTGTTTTTCGTGATGAAAGCACGCATACGTTTGAAAAGGGGGTACTATCGTAATGAAGGTAACAAGGACGGGAATTCTTTTGTTGATTTGCCTTTTGGTTGTCGCAGTGACTGCAGGATGTGCTTCAGGTAAAAAAGGTGCAGATGCTGGTGCTGGCAAGACAGTTCTGACCATGGCCTTAAATCAAGATACAGGTCCCCTGGACCCTCACGCGGTCAGGCAGAGCGGGGTGGAGTACCCTCTCTTCTACGCCCTCTGGGACAACATCCGCACGGAATTCGAACTGGCCCTGGAGGTGCTCAAGGAGACTTAAGAGCGGCCTTGCTAGAAAAGCTCAGGCTGTGGCTCAGCATAGATCGCTGGTACTTCAACAAAAATTTCCTTTGGACTTTGGGGGGGTTGCATTACGACTGGGTAACCAAGGCCAAGCGGAACACTGTACTTTATCGCCTGGAACAGGGTAAAAAAAGACCGTTACGCCCTGGTGAACGCCCGGCAGCTTTTAAAGCAGTACTACCCTTTCCTGGTCGCAGGGAAAAAAAGTCTGGTTCCTCTGGCTATTCCCGGTCTTTTCCTGGCTTTTTACCAAGAAGTTACTACCCCCACAAGGGCAAAAAAAAGAAGAAAAAGATTTACAGGCCTGTAGCAGTGGTAACAGTACTCAGGTTAACCGAAGACAGTACTCCGAAAGCAAGGGAGTTATCTTTTTCGACCGACCAGGAACCCCCGGCTACTTACAAAGGAGCATACTTTCTCTTGAGTAACCATTTTGATGTGCCGGCAGAGGTGGTGGCCTACCAGAAACGCTGGCGGATAGAGATTTTCTTCCGGAACGCAAAGCAGGAACTGGGGATGACCCAGTGCCACTCCACCAGCGAAAATCTCGTCCATGCCTATTTCACCTTGCTTTTCCTGGCGGAAACGCTGATTCGCTTTGCCCAGTGGGAACATAACAAGGAAGGGGAGGCACGGGGATATTATGGAAATTATAGGGCTTCTTTTCAGGAGTTGCTACTGGGTGGAATTTCGTTCTTCTTCCTCAGGAAAAAGTGTCCACCCCGTAATGGATACAGGAGCCCAGTGTTTTCAAAGGTTGAGTAAGGCTTATTGGCCTAATAAAGCGGAAATGAGGTGGTTCGGTGGTAACTTAAAATGGAAACAATTACCATTAAGTGCATAGTTATGTTCGATTAACTTTATTTGAAGAGTTT
Coding sequences within it:
- a CDS encoding ABC transporter ATP-binding protein; amino-acid sequence: MSLVPVLKVNNLSTHFHTRYGVIKAVDGVSFTVAAGKTLGLVGESGCGKSVTALSILRLIEPPGKILSGEVWLNGYDLLRLPSRQLRQVRGREIALVFQDPLTSLNPVLTIGTQLAETIVSHEEVSRAEARRRAVELLLRLGLPDPERLMRLYPFQLSGGMRQRVMMAMALSMRPKVLIADEPTTALDVTVQAQILAELKRLQEELGMAIILITHDLGVVAAVADEVAVMYAGSIVERGPVAQIFDRPAHPYTRALLRSVPRLDREELVPVEGQPPSLLNLPAHCAFLPRCPQAGAACWGEKPELREIGPGHAAACHRLFPWAG
- a CDS encoding ABC transporter ATP-binding protein; its protein translation is MRVSLLEVRDLVKHYPGKGGILAGRREKVRAVDGVSLSIARGETLGLVGESGCGKSTLGRLVVRLEEPTAGKIFFAGKEITVWTGRKLRELRRRFQIIFQDSSSSLNPRRTVGAIIEEPLANFGVGKEERRQRVRELLTLVGLEPGDASKYPHEFSGGQRQRINIARALALQPELVVCDEPVSSLDVSIRAQILNLLRELKRRLNLSYLFISHDLAAVNYLADRVAVMYLGKIVEILPAEGLVSQARHPYTRALLQAVPEPDPRQRYSQKPVVRGEPPDPASPPPGCRFHPRCPEARDVCRQEEPVLKEVGEGHLVACHFGETCLK
- a CDS encoding ABC transporter substrate-binding protein is translated as MAVGLAQFPGNLDPADQYNGWYVVKFGVGETLVKIGKDMKIEPWLAETWKKVDDLTWQIKIRDNVIFHNGTKVTGEAVKASLERTVAMNKRASQLLDIASIEVNGNEITVKNNHPNPSFIPALADPFAVIVDVDAARTMGEEFAEKPVATGPFKIKGYAKDVEVVVEKNDNYWGSKPKLDEVVFKFIPDSNTRVMALQAGEIQVADNIPAESVEAIIKTGAYQILSGSSLRTHMLIFNVTKPGLDDVNVRKAINMAINREDLANKVMKESAIPAVGPFPLVLPFGGNELEGYAYQPEEAKKLLDAAGWKPGSDGVRRKNDRKLEFSVLCYKNRPELPVLLEAIQAELKEIGVKINIINVENIGEALKKDFDATIYSLNTAPYGDPQYFLETVFKTGAASNFGKYSNPRLDLLTDKLKTTFNVQERNTIAKEAQQIVLNDAAFAFLVYPKSLLAMSNKVEGIELSPSEFYMLNPDVTVRP
- a CDS encoding GNAT family N-acetyltransferase; the encoded protein is MLKNTRIFVKRLGNSDIQPATEFAFKMIKEVYGRGIDPVWDHDLLNFEDLYIKTRGNTFLAAFNENGEIVGTLAVRRYDGRIKSLEGFYDLKATAELAKCYVDRKYRRRGIGSLLVKEAEQFCRGAGYKVIYLHTHMYLPGAYEFWHSQGFKLRLDEGGPRQTVHMEKFLSP
- a CDS encoding nucleoside recognition domain-containing protein, which produces MQPISDVLPDVLNLWKNVLPSMLLGCFLGNLFQNTVLLQRLGRVMHPLARLGRLPVGCATSLTLCLADRIAGYAMLAELKNSGVVKTREVVITFLVSAIPTGLYFTIFFFGPAVVASLGYHTGGMYLTIYLSTNLMVGTAGLLLGRLILLRPGQVREGSTQIQEAVHTSWRDKLVTAVRRTIPAFCRLAAVFMPVTFLASILLHTELVKQVLRQVEPILSYMGLPGPMLFVITTGVLSMIAAVGTLGPILQAGLVTPAEAVTTLLVTSVLHYLYEFWSHGLPTNVSIFGPKLGMEVSLAALLVRELATFLAVGTVVLLV
- a CDS encoding transposase, with amino-acid sequence MLEKLRLWLSIDRWYFNKNFLWTLGGLHYDWVTKAKRNTVLYRLEQGKKRPLRPGERPAAFKAVLPFPGRREKKSGSSGYSRSFPGFLPRSYYPHKGKKKKKKIYRPVAVVTVLRLTEDSTPKARELSFSTDQEPPATYKGAYFLLSNHFDVPAEVVAYQKRWRIEIFFRNAKQELGMTQCHSTSENLVHAYFTLLFLAETLIRFAQWEHNKEGEARGYYGNYRASFQELLLGGISFFFLRKKCPPRNGYRSPVFSKVE